One Actinomyces marmotae DNA window includes the following coding sequences:
- a CDS encoding glycosyltransferase family 4 protein, producing the protein MIQQAFWIPQPPGAWAWGTTVGALMGLSAGAVLTAAIIPVLRRAGVIDVPVGRSLHAGPVPRGGGCALVLAAVIAVGAGLAGAMAGGPMVRSGRLIEVLSAGLSTILALAILGLGDDLYTLPIKGRLIAQAILGAGLALLTTSITGAPLWLVIPLGAGAVAMVNATNFMDGANGVAAGHALVAAAYYAHVALSVGIPGLALVMAGLGGAVAGFLPFNAPRARVFLGDSGSYALGAAWSFGAALCLASGVPLLVAVAPLLILATDTGLTLWRRARSGQRWYEPHREHVYQRLVAAGWPHWAVALLVGACAAACSAVALASWQGPGGRVAWAPGVIGMLVVLACYMSLPSLVGAARHERQGYSGQGGSSPRGGVPEDGGQG; encoded by the coding sequence ATGATTCAGCAGGCATTCTGGATCCCGCAGCCGCCCGGGGCCTGGGCCTGGGGCACGACCGTTGGCGCCCTCATGGGCCTTTCGGCCGGGGCTGTCCTGACCGCCGCCATCATCCCAGTGCTGCGGAGGGCCGGCGTCATCGATGTCCCCGTTGGCCGCTCCCTCCACGCCGGGCCGGTGCCCCGAGGAGGCGGATGCGCCCTGGTCCTGGCCGCGGTCATCGCCGTCGGGGCGGGCCTGGCCGGCGCCATGGCAGGGGGGCCGATGGTCCGCTCCGGCAGGCTCATCGAGGTGCTGAGCGCGGGGCTCTCCACGATCCTCGCCCTGGCGATCCTGGGGCTCGGCGACGACCTGTACACGCTGCCCATCAAGGGGCGCCTCATCGCCCAGGCGATCCTGGGCGCTGGGCTGGCCCTGCTCACGACGTCGATCACGGGGGCCCCGCTGTGGCTCGTGATCCCACTGGGGGCGGGCGCCGTCGCCATGGTCAACGCCACGAACTTCATGGATGGCGCGAACGGGGTAGCCGCCGGGCACGCCCTGGTGGCCGCGGCGTACTACGCGCATGTGGCCTTGTCGGTGGGGATCCCCGGGCTGGCGCTCGTCATGGCCGGGCTCGGCGGGGCGGTCGCCGGGTTCCTGCCCTTCAACGCGCCCCGCGCCCGGGTCTTCCTGGGTGACTCCGGCTCCTACGCCCTCGGGGCGGCCTGGTCCTTCGGCGCGGCCCTCTGCTTGGCCTCCGGGGTGCCACTGCTCGTCGCCGTGGCCCCGCTGCTCATCCTGGCCACCGACACGGGCCTGACCCTGTGGCGCCGCGCCCGCTCCGGGCAGCGCTGGTACGAGCCACACCGTGAGCACGTCTACCAGCGGCTCGTCGCCGCCGGGTGGCCCCATTGGGCGGTGGCGCTCCTCGTGGGCGCCTGCGCGGCGGCCTGCTCAGCGGTGGCGCTGGCCTCCTGGCAGGGGCCAGGCGGGCGCGTCGCGTGGGCGCCGGGCGTTATCGGGATGCTGGTGGTCCTGGCCTGCTACATGAGCCTGCCCTCGCTCGTGGGCGCGGCTCGCCATGAGCGCCAGGGCTACAGCGGCCAGGGCGGCTCCAGTCCCAGGGGCGGTGTCCCTGAGGATGGTGGGCAGGGATGA
- a CDS encoding glycosyltransferase family 4 protein: protein MRILLLTHYWAPETGAPQNRWQWLARGLVERGHELAVLTPAPHYPAGALLDSSPRFAPGAITRDESGAMIHRTAFRPYGVGIGGRGADQALAAVDGARLALARFGGRHRPDVVIGSVPGLPTLPAALAVGGALRRPVVAELRDAWPDILDSSHHWAGPSGGAGATGGADGDPRGVGAWAPRSLRHGAALVPPLVTVLERRADAVVATTESFAQALRERGMKRVKVIRNSAAPSDWVLPAPPPRRDGDDGRPELRVVYLGTVGRSQGLAAAVEAAVLAERRGARLRLRIVGEGARAAHIRATAERLGAPVEMLPLVAPEAVAEHYAWADTVLVSLQDWPAMSMTVPSKLYEALATGRHISGAVDGEAADIIRSASAGLVVPPQDPGALAAAWADLAADRSGLTASAGRQWLSRHARRRDQVTRYEELLNEVTHG, encoded by the coding sequence ATGAGGATCCTCCTGCTCACCCACTACTGGGCGCCGGAGACAGGCGCGCCCCAGAACCGCTGGCAGTGGCTGGCCCGCGGCCTGGTGGAGCGCGGTCATGAGCTCGCCGTGCTCACTCCCGCCCCGCACTACCCGGCTGGCGCGCTGCTCGACTCCTCACCCCGGTTCGCCCCGGGAGCCATCACTCGCGATGAGAGCGGGGCGATGATCCACCGCACGGCTTTCAGGCCCTACGGGGTGGGGATCGGCGGGCGCGGCGCGGATCAGGCGCTCGCCGCGGTGGACGGGGCGCGTCTGGCCCTGGCGCGCTTCGGGGGGAGGCACCGCCCCGACGTCGTCATCGGCTCGGTCCCGGGCCTGCCGACCCTGCCCGCGGCGCTGGCGGTTGGGGGCGCGCTGCGGCGCCCCGTCGTCGCCGAGTTGCGCGACGCCTGGCCGGACATCCTCGACTCGAGCCACCACTGGGCCGGGCCCTCCGGCGGGGCTGGCGCGACAGGCGGTGCCGACGGAGACCCGCGCGGCGTCGGAGCCTGGGCTCCGCGCTCGTTGCGCCACGGCGCCGCCCTCGTCCCCCCGCTCGTCACCGTCCTGGAACGCAGGGCCGACGCCGTCGTGGCCACCACGGAGTCCTTCGCCCAGGCGCTGCGGGAGCGGGGCATGAAGAGGGTGAAGGTCATCCGCAACAGCGCGGCCCCGTCGGACTGGGTGCTGCCCGCTCCCCCACCCCGCCGGGACGGTGATGATGGGCGCCCCGAACTCCGCGTCGTGTACCTGGGAACCGTTGGGCGCAGCCAGGGGCTGGCGGCCGCGGTGGAGGCGGCGGTCCTCGCCGAGCGCCGGGGGGCCCGCCTGCGCCTGCGGATCGTGGGCGAGGGCGCGCGGGCCGCCCACATCCGCGCCACCGCCGAGAGGCTGGGCGCCCCGGTGGAGATGCTGCCGCTGGTCGCCCCCGAGGCGGTGGCCGAGCACTACGCCTGGGCCGACACGGTCCTCGTGAGCCTCCAGGACTGGCCGGCCATGTCCATGACGGTACCCTCCAAGCTCTACGAGGCCCTGGCCACCGGTCGCCATATCAGCGGCGCTGTCGACGGCGAGGCGGCCGACATCATCCGCTCCGCGAGCGCCGGGCTCGTGGTCCCCCCGCAGGATCCCGGGGCGCTGGCCGCCGCCTGGGCGGACCTGGCGGCGGACCGCTCCGGCCTGACCGCTAGCGCCGGGCGGCAGTGGCTCTCCCGCCACGCGCGCCGGCGCGACCAGGTCACCCGCTACGAGGAACTGCTCAACGAGGTCACCCATGGCTGA
- a CDS encoding glycosyltransferase: MAEPPGHRACFCALPPAPSAAPPAALTRLRAVSLLADTAARHMAEDPLLLALQSARRLPHGARAALSGAVGAGAADDSPRAALAALLADRPALAARALAQARPSSALGQRLAAEIALAVGLTDLLPGGAGAAPARIQARDLWSRGHLDEAIGALDAVLARSPSSRGGLPGRSHHSIRAARARLSAELATMSPGFALPAAPSPGWQGPLRSAAPRVLHLLTNSVPHTQSGYALRSHHLLLAQRRAGEEPRAVTRIGYPVTVGRAGAGSRDVVDGVEYHRLLPSRLAPTPAARLAQTARLLAQQVAAFRPEVLHTTTNYANALVVSAVARGHDLPWVYEMRGMLEYTWVASRPPEQQAEALASQRFALLRAKEAEMARQADAVIVLSALQRDDLVARGVPAERITVVPNAVEGEVLAAEPLSPAQARARLGLPTGGFWVGSVSSLVDYEGFDVLLRAVALARAQGVDARCAIVGDGVSRPGLLALAQDLGLLGPGSGICVLPGRVPAGQALGWYQALDAFCAPRRDTPVCRMVTPLKPLTAQALGRPVIASDLPALVEVTRGGGLLFPAGDAGALAARIRLLAQAGADGAAARAVHITPSAGSGLPTWEENGMAVRAIHEEVR; this comes from the coding sequence ATGGCTGAGCCCCCAGGCCACCGGGCGTGCTTCTGCGCGCTCCCCCCGGCCCCAAGCGCAGCGCCTCCCGCGGCTCTCACCAGGCTGCGCGCCGTCAGCCTCCTGGCCGACACCGCCGCGCGGCACATGGCGGAGGACCCCTTGCTGCTGGCGCTGCAGAGCGCCCGCCGCCTTCCCCACGGGGCGCGCGCGGCGCTGTCCGGGGCGGTGGGCGCGGGCGCGGCCGATGATTCGCCGCGCGCCGCCCTGGCCGCGCTGCTCGCCGATCGTCCGGCGCTGGCGGCGCGGGCCCTCGCCCAGGCCCGCCCGAGCAGCGCCCTGGGCCAGCGCCTGGCGGCTGAGATCGCCCTGGCCGTGGGCCTGACCGATCTCCTGCCCGGCGGGGCCGGGGCCGCCCCGGCGAGGATCCAGGCCCGGGACCTGTGGTCGCGGGGGCATCTGGATGAGGCGATCGGGGCGCTCGATGCCGTCCTGGCCCGCTCCCCCTCCTCCCGGGGCGGGCTCCCCGGACGGAGCCATCACTCGATCCGGGCCGCCCGGGCGCGCCTGTCCGCCGAGCTGGCGACGATGTCCCCGGGCTTCGCGCTGCCCGCCGCCCCCTCCCCCGGTTGGCAGGGGCCACTGCGATCAGCGGCCCCCCGGGTCCTGCACCTGCTGACCAACTCCGTGCCGCACACCCAGTCGGGCTACGCCTTGCGCTCGCACCACCTGCTCCTCGCCCAGCGGCGGGCGGGCGAGGAGCCGCGGGCGGTCACCCGGATCGGATACCCCGTGACCGTGGGCCGCGCGGGGGCGGGCTCGCGCGACGTCGTCGACGGCGTGGAGTACCACCGGCTCCTGCCCTCCCGGCTCGCGCCCACGCCCGCGGCCCGCCTGGCGCAGACGGCGCGGCTCCTGGCCCAGCAGGTGGCCGCCTTCCGCCCCGAAGTGCTGCACACGACGACGAACTACGCCAACGCCCTCGTGGTATCCGCCGTGGCGCGCGGCCATGACCTGCCGTGGGTCTACGAGATGCGCGGGATGCTGGAGTACACCTGGGTGGCCTCCCGGCCCCCCGAGCAGCAGGCTGAGGCCCTGGCCTCCCAGCGATTCGCGCTGCTGCGCGCCAAGGAGGCCGAGATGGCCCGGCAGGCGGACGCCGTCATCGTCCTGTCGGCGCTCCAGCGCGATGACCTCGTGGCCCGGGGCGTGCCCGCCGAGAGGATCACGGTCGTGCCCAACGCCGTGGAGGGGGAGGTCCTGGCCGCCGAGCCCCTCTCCCCCGCCCAGGCGCGCGCCCGCCTGGGCCTGCCGACCGGGGGCTTCTGGGTGGGAAGCGTCTCGTCCTTAGTGGACTACGAGGGATTCGACGTGCTCCTGCGGGCCGTGGCGCTCGCCCGCGCCCAGGGCGTGGACGCGCGCTGCGCGATCGTCGGCGACGGCGTGAGCCGCCCCGGTCTGCTCGCGCTCGCCCAGGACCTGGGCCTGCTGGGCCCGGGGTCGGGGATCTGCGTCCTGCCCGGCCGCGTCCCTGCGGGTCAGGCCCTGGGCTGGTACCAGGCGCTCGACGCCTTCTGCGCGCCCCGGCGGGACACGCCGGTGTGCCGGATGGTCACGCCGCTGAAGCCGCTGACGGCGCAGGCGCTCGGACGCCCGGTGATCGCCTCGGACCTGCCCGCGCTTGTGGAGGTCACCCGGGGCGGCGGGCTCCTCTTCCCCGCGGGCGACGCCGGCGCGCTGGCGGCGCGGATCAGGCTGCTCGCCCAGGCCGGAGCCGATGGCGCCGCGGCCCGAGCGGTCCACATCACGCCGTCGGCTGGGAGTGGCCTGCCCACCTGGGAGGAGAATGGGATGGCAGTACGCGCGATTCATGAGGAGGTGCGATGA
- a CDS encoding ABC transporter permease, whose product MSISPAEPWVERPDLAGLRPVGKRPPLLAYIRRTWRRRHFIWADARARALGTQRGTLLGNIWLIVKPMLDALVFFVVFGLLLETNRGIDNFVGYLLVGVTMFPTLQRAITGGGQVMFAGRNLIRSFSFPRVALPISFTIRGALDTLPPLAALLIIVMILPPHAWPSWHWVLIAPIFALQSLLALGLALFTSRITAQLPDMRNVWPFVAQFWYFGSGVFFSFDKMTHRPAARLVVDWNPGYKLLAMYRDVILYQRVPPGRDWAVMGLWALITVGAGYVLFWMREESYGVER is encoded by the coding sequence ATGAGTATCAGTCCTGCGGAGCCCTGGGTCGAGAGGCCGGATTTAGCGGGGCTCAGGCCCGTCGGCAAGCGCCCGCCCCTGCTGGCGTACATCCGCCGCACCTGGCGGCGCCGTCACTTCATCTGGGCCGACGCCCGCGCCCGCGCCCTGGGGACCCAGCGGGGGACCCTCCTGGGCAATATCTGGCTCATCGTCAAGCCGATGCTCGACGCCCTGGTGTTCTTCGTGGTCTTCGGGCTGCTGCTGGAGACCAACCGCGGCATCGACAACTTCGTGGGCTACCTGCTGGTGGGGGTCACGATGTTCCCCACGCTGCAGCGGGCGATCACCGGCGGGGGCCAGGTGATGTTCGCGGGCAGGAACCTCATCCGCTCCTTCTCCTTCCCCAGGGTGGCCCTGCCGATCTCCTTCACGATCCGGGGCGCCCTGGACACGCTGCCACCGTTGGCCGCCCTGCTGATCATCGTCATGATCCTGCCGCCGCACGCCTGGCCCTCATGGCACTGGGTCCTCATCGCGCCGATCTTCGCACTGCAGAGCCTCCTCGCCCTGGGCCTGGCGCTGTTCACCTCCAGGATCACGGCGCAGCTGCCTGACATGCGCAATGTGTGGCCCTTCGTGGCCCAGTTCTGGTACTTCGGCTCCGGGGTGTTCTTCTCCTTCGACAAGATGACGCACCGGCCCGCCGCCAGGCTCGTCGTCGATTGGAACCCCGGTTACAAGCTGCTGGCCATGTACCGCGACGTCATCCTCTACCAGCGCGTGCCGCCGGGGCGCGACTGGGCGGTCATGGGCCTGTGGGCGCTCATCACCGTGGGCGCCGGGTACGTCTTGTTCTGGATGAGGGAGGAGTCCTATGGCGTCGAGCGCTGA
- a CDS encoding ABC transporter ATP-binding protein: protein MASSAEPPSAYGAPSAGQRAAAPATVVVDDLHVRYRAPSADASAMRALSPSRRIAMRALGRRPRVAVDALKGVSFVARAGESLGILGRNGSGKSTLLRIVAGLETPRSGRVLARSTPVLLGVNAALVPDLPGERNVILGCLAMGMTPEQARAALPGIVGLAGIGEAIYRPMSTYSSGMASRLRFAIAVSASPDILLIDEALSTGDAAFKERSESRMAELRANAGTVFIVSHAAQTIEEMCTRAIWLMDGQLIGDGPGPEIAHDYRWWSWNVAKGESATAEEILARCRRKWAPRASCAPASPAAPAPGSAGRMSGSAAPWPASSPPSPRAARRPGLYAPRHRKDAPQ, encoded by the coding sequence ATGGCGTCGAGCGCTGAGCCCCCCTCTGCCTACGGGGCGCCGTCGGCCGGCCAGCGCGCGGCGGCGCCCGCGACCGTCGTCGTCGACGACCTCCATGTGCGCTACCGGGCGCCCTCGGCTGACGCCTCGGCCATGCGCGCCCTCAGCCCCTCCCGCCGGATCGCGATGAGGGCCCTCGGGCGCCGCCCGCGCGTGGCCGTCGACGCCCTCAAGGGGGTGTCCTTCGTGGCGCGGGCCGGTGAGTCGCTTGGGATCCTGGGGCGCAACGGCTCGGGGAAGTCCACCCTGCTGCGCATCGTTGCGGGCCTGGAGACGCCGCGCTCGGGGAGGGTCCTGGCGCGCTCCACGCCCGTGCTCCTGGGCGTCAACGCGGCCCTCGTGCCGGACCTTCCCGGGGAGCGCAATGTCATCCTCGGCTGCCTGGCCATGGGGATGACGCCGGAGCAGGCCCGCGCCGCCCTGCCGGGGATCGTGGGCCTGGCGGGCATCGGCGAGGCGATCTACCGGCCCATGAGCACCTACTCCTCGGGGATGGCCTCGCGGCTGCGCTTCGCGATCGCGGTGTCGGCCAGCCCGGACATCCTGCTCATCGACGAGGCCCTGTCCACCGGGGACGCCGCGTTCAAGGAGCGCAGTGAGAGCCGGATGGCCGAGCTGCGCGCGAATGCCGGAACGGTCTTCATCGTCAGCCATGCCGCCCAGACCATCGAGGAGATGTGCACGCGCGCGATCTGGCTCATGGACGGCCAGCTCATCGGCGATGGCCCGGGACCGGAGATCGCCCACGACTACCGCTGGTGGTCCTGGAACGTGGCCAAGGGGGAGAGCGCCACCGCGGAGGAGATCCTGGCGCGCTGCCGGCGCAAGTGGGCGCCCCGCGCCTCCTGCGCCCCCGCGAGTCCCGCGGCGCCCGCCCCGGGGAGTGCCGGTAGGATGAGCGGGTCGGCGGCTCCCTGGCCCGCCTCCTCCCCACCATCCCCCCGCGCCGCGCGCCGCCCTGGCCTCTACGCGCCCCGTCACCGTAAGGACGCCCCCCAGTGA
- a CDS encoding DUF6270 domain-containing protein yields MTTPAPARSLAILGSCVGRDSATVLQERGWLVARYVARQSIISTGNVVDVSAIDPGALEGAFARRCFASDAAGDAEAQLEGLAESTDVLLWDLTDERLGVIEASPGHWLTRSTEGLTASLRLGRDFYEPLGGRLIEMGTDEHQGLFAAALPRLGAMLERVGLLERTILLQAPWAARTAQGRSTVRSWGMSALGANWAMIDYYDRARELGTHVLQVPEDLVVADDAHRWGAAPFHYVRAFYDWVADGVEAFAARG; encoded by the coding sequence GTGACCACTCCCGCCCCCGCTAGATCCCTGGCGATCCTCGGATCCTGCGTGGGCAGGGACTCCGCCACGGTGCTCCAGGAGCGCGGCTGGTTGGTGGCCCGCTACGTCGCCAGGCAGTCCATCATCTCCACGGGCAATGTCGTGGATGTCAGCGCGATCGACCCCGGCGCGCTGGAGGGCGCCTTCGCGCGGCGCTGCTTCGCCTCCGACGCCGCTGGCGACGCCGAGGCCCAGCTGGAGGGCCTGGCCGAGTCCACGGACGTGCTGCTGTGGGACCTCACCGATGAGCGCCTCGGCGTCATCGAGGCCTCCCCCGGGCACTGGCTGACCCGCTCCACGGAGGGCCTGACGGCGAGCCTGCGCCTGGGCCGGGACTTCTACGAGCCGCTGGGCGGGCGCCTCATCGAGATGGGCACCGACGAGCATCAGGGGCTCTTCGCCGCCGCCCTGCCGCGCCTCGGGGCGATGCTCGAGCGCGTCGGGCTGCTGGAGCGGACGATCCTCCTCCAGGCGCCCTGGGCGGCCCGCACGGCGCAGGGGCGCTCCACCGTGCGCAGCTGGGGCATGAGCGCCCTGGGGGCGAACTGGGCGATGATCGATTACTACGACAGGGCGCGCGAGCTGGGCACTCATGTGCTCCAGGTGCCCGAGGATCTCGTCGTGGCCGATGACGCCCACCGCTGGGGGGCGGCCCCCTTCCACTACGTCCGCGCCTTCTACGACTGGGTGGCCGACGGCGTCGAGGCCTTCGCGGCGCGCGGCTGA
- a CDS encoding glycosyltransferase family protein: MRRALWHLRHGGPAGLREHRRRQRAARPTASRRRARPGVPRGVEGIPDWDLPEAAAPRHDVTVGVIADEFTSLALSYEWHAVVLDPHGWRAQLAEQPLDLIFVESAWHGNDDAWIYQVLGDSAPSQGLRELIAAARAAGIPTVFWNKEDPAHYDDAIATAALFDRVYTTDSTLVPRYRAELGHDRVGVLPFAAQPSIHNPIRLVGPDGRPVERSGVAFAGMYFAHKYPERREQMDTLLGAATDAGRRTGHGLVIYSRYLGDDDRYQFPAPHDSAVRGSLDYVQMLSAYRAHRVFLNVNSVVTSPSMMARRIFEIAACGTPVVTMPSPATGAFLPAGSLAVVQDRVGAERAMRALCANPELGDRMTHLAQREIWAHHTYSHRVDTVLADLGMPERRRRAPSVAPLISTNRPHRLAGALEGLAAQEDVEIRPIILTHGFEADADARARARELGLEATWMSAPASTSLGANYTAMLQRVEADLIAKMDDDDLYGPHYLSEALAAIDYSGAGIVGKHAHYVHLVGGDLTVLRFPEWEHRRTSFVSGPTIVARADLARSVGFPDTSQGEDTALLRGAIDAGASIYSTSRFGFVQRRGAAADHTWAIDDAEILATSRLSHFGEPGATAMP; this comes from the coding sequence ATGCGGCGCGCGCTGTGGCACCTGCGCCACGGCGGCCCGGCCGGCCTGAGGGAGCACCGCCGCCGCCAGCGCGCCGCCCGGCCAACCGCGAGCCGGCGGCGCGCGCGCCCCGGCGTCCCGCGGGGCGTGGAGGGAATCCCCGATTGGGATCTCCCCGAGGCCGCTGCGCCCCGGCACGACGTGACCGTCGGTGTCATCGCCGACGAGTTCACCTCCCTCGCCCTTAGTTACGAGTGGCACGCCGTGGTCCTGGACCCGCACGGCTGGCGGGCCCAGCTTGCCGAGCAGCCCCTCGACCTCATCTTCGTGGAGTCCGCCTGGCATGGGAACGACGACGCCTGGATCTACCAGGTCCTCGGCGACTCCGCCCCCTCCCAGGGGCTGCGGGAGCTCATCGCCGCGGCCCGGGCCGCCGGGATCCCCACGGTGTTCTGGAACAAGGAGGACCCCGCCCACTACGACGACGCCATCGCCACGGCCGCCCTCTTCGACCGCGTCTACACCACGGACTCCACCCTCGTGCCGCGCTACCGGGCCGAGCTCGGGCACGACCGCGTCGGCGTCCTGCCCTTCGCCGCCCAGCCCTCTATCCACAACCCCATCCGCCTGGTCGGCCCGGACGGGCGCCCCGTGGAGCGCAGCGGCGTCGCCTTCGCCGGCATGTACTTCGCCCACAAGTACCCCGAGCGCCGCGAGCAGATGGACACCCTGCTCGGCGCCGCCACCGACGCCGGGCGCCGCACCGGCCACGGCCTCGTCATCTACTCGCGCTACCTGGGGGACGACGACCGCTACCAGTTCCCCGCGCCCCACGATTCCGCCGTGCGCGGCAGCCTTGACTACGTCCAGATGCTGTCCGCCTACCGCGCCCACCGGGTCTTCCTCAACGTCAACTCGGTGGTGACCAGCCCCTCGATGATGGCGCGGCGCATCTTCGAGATCGCCGCCTGCGGCACGCCCGTCGTCACCATGCCCAGCCCCGCCACCGGCGCCTTCCTGCCCGCCGGGAGCCTCGCCGTCGTCCAGGACCGTGTCGGCGCCGAGCGCGCCATGCGGGCGCTCTGCGCCAATCCCGAGCTCGGCGACCGCATGACGCACCTCGCCCAGCGCGAGATCTGGGCCCATCACACCTACTCCCACCGGGTGGACACGGTCCTGGCCGACCTGGGGATGCCCGAGCGGCGCCGCCGGGCCCCCTCCGTGGCGCCCCTCATCTCCACCAACCGGCCCCACCGCCTGGCGGGCGCCCTGGAGGGCCTCGCCGCCCAGGAGGACGTGGAGATTCGCCCGATCATCCTCACCCACGGCTTCGAGGCCGACGCCGATGCCCGCGCCCGCGCCCGCGAGCTCGGCCTGGAGGCCACGTGGATGAGCGCGCCGGCCAGCACGAGCCTCGGCGCCAACTACACGGCCATGCTCCAACGGGTCGAGGCCGATCTCATCGCCAAGATGGACGACGACGACCTCTACGGCCCCCACTACCTGTCCGAGGCTCTGGCGGCCATCGACTACTCGGGCGCCGGGATCGTCGGCAAGCACGCCCACTACGTGCACCTGGTGGGCGGCGACCTCACCGTCCTGCGCTTCCCCGAGTGGGAGCACAGGCGCACCTCCTTCGTCTCCGGCCCGACGATCGTGGCCAGGGCCGACCTCGCGCGATCCGTTGGCTTCCCCGACACCAGCCAGGGTGAGGACACCGCGCTGCTGCGCGGCGCCATCGACGCCGGCGCGAGCATCTACTCCACATCCCGGTTCGGCTTCGTCCAGCGCCGGGGCGCCGCCGCCGATCACACGTGGGCCATCGACGACGCCGAGATCCTGGCGACATCGCGCCTGAGCCACTTCGGCGAGCCGGGCGCCACCGCGATGCCCTGA
- a CDS encoding XcbB/CpsF family capsular polysaccharide biosynthesis protein produces the protein MDYLDGVELLPRRPHKGVWDVPLDDFASDPASFQAALADRDPDFIRVADAAITGPGGPIGVGRADARLHALHKFLAGKGYFIWEGGDGVAKYIARGRIRGFWEPITSGEISMTKDGVLYQMILPEGGNALRRLVVVFSAIHTNDNEASLWRYFPHHYQHLRGLIPGDTAILRIGDLGGVVGSFYGDTLDAPGNATAISALIARVIRSFEIPPAQVCLLGSSKGATGAVRHGVALGLPFVAADPVLGDQYYENSRDDAHFTGPEVFTSTKDAVFAELLASERPTGARGVFLTSPQSPQHDMVAQYAQSLGRPTLLFDSSDYRIIDHPWGPGAVLGPTIMAVNALILGWSLPEGAIEL, from the coding sequence ATGGATTACCTAGACGGTGTCGAGCTCCTGCCCCGTCGCCCCCACAAGGGCGTGTGGGACGTCCCTCTCGACGACTTCGCCTCCGACCCGGCCAGCTTCCAGGCCGCCCTGGCCGACCGGGACCCCGACTTCATCCGGGTCGCCGACGCCGCGATCACCGGCCCCGGGGGCCCCATCGGGGTGGGGCGCGCCGACGCCCGCCTCCACGCCCTCCACAAGTTCCTGGCCGGCAAGGGCTATTTCATCTGGGAGGGCGGCGACGGCGTGGCCAAGTACATCGCCCGCGGCCGGATCCGTGGCTTCTGGGAGCCCATCACCTCCGGTGAGATCTCCATGACGAAGGACGGCGTCCTCTACCAGATGATCCTGCCCGAGGGCGGCAACGCCCTGCGGCGTCTCGTCGTGGTCTTCTCAGCGATCCACACGAACGACAACGAGGCCTCCTTGTGGAGGTACTTCCCCCACCACTACCAGCACCTGCGCGGGCTGATCCCCGGGGACACCGCCATCCTGCGCATCGGCGACCTGGGGGGCGTCGTCGGCTCCTTCTACGGCGACACCCTCGACGCCCCGGGCAACGCCACCGCCATCAGCGCGCTCATCGCCCGGGTGATCCGCTCCTTCGAGATCCCGCCGGCGCAGGTCTGCCTCCTGGGCTCCTCCAAGGGCGCCACCGGCGCGGTGCGCCACGGGGTCGCCCTGGGCCTGCCCTTCGTGGCCGCCGACCCCGTGCTCGGGGACCAGTACTACGAGAACTCCCGCGACGACGCCCACTTCACGGGCCCGGAGGTCTTCACCTCCACCAAGGACGCGGTCTTCGCCGAGCTCCTGGCCTCCGAGCGGCCCACCGGCGCCAGGGGCGTGTTCCTCACCTCCCCGCAGTCGCCGCAGCACGACATGGTCGCCCAGTACGCCCAGAGCCTGGGGCGCCCCACTCTCCTCTTCGACTCCTCGGACTACAGGATCATCGACCACCCATGGGGGCCCGGAGCCGTCCTCGGCCCGACCATCATGGCCGTCAACGCCCTCATCCTGGGATGGTCCCTGCCTGAGGGCGCCATCGAGCTGTGA